TTCCTGGATTGGTCTATCACTTTACCGGCCAATGGACCTGCAACAAGTCCTGCAAGTAATCCTACAGACATAATTAACGCTTTCACAAAATCAGATGGAACTTTTTCTTGCATAAATTCTAAGTTACCAATAATCCCTGTCCATAAACCCAAACCCGCAACCATTTCCCCAACTAAAATAATCCAAATGTTACGATTTTTCCACATAACACTATCCCCGTTCGTAATAAAATCAGCTACTTTATAATACTTCGTATTTCGAACTATTATACGGCATTGCAAAATAAAAGTCACGGGGATTTTTACACCCGTGACTCTGGTTATGACTCTATAATCGCTTTTGGATCCTTATAAATATGTGAAACTTTTCCTTCTTTTTTCTCATCGGCAATAAAGCTTCCATTCGATTGACGATCTACTAATCTTAAAGTACCAGCTTGAACCGGTACTTTTTCATCATTTTCTGTCGCTAATACAATAATTTCATCATTTGTTGCCATCACTGCACCTATTACCCGGTGAGGGTTCGTTTGTAGTTCTCTTAAGACGAGAAGTCCGCGCTGAGCTCTCTTCGCTGTCTCAAGTTCTTTAAGTCCCATTCTCTTCACTGCCCCACGCTGTGTAGCTACAATAATCGAAGCATTCGTATCAGATACGACAACTATCGAGACAAGTTTATCATCTTCTTTTAAATTAATCCCCCGAACTCCAGCGGTACGAATACCAGTTACATTCACTTCAGACAATGAAAACCGGAGTGCATACGCTTGATGCGTAAAGAGGATGACATCTTCATCGCCTTTCACGAGTTTGGCGTCAACCATCCGATCACCATCGCGAACGCCCATTGCAATAAATGTTCGATTATAACGTCTGACTGGATAATTCGATAAACATGATTTTTTAATGTTTCCATTCTCAGTTACGGTTACGACGACCGCATCTTCTTCGAAATTTTCAATACCAATTGCCGCTACAATTTCTTCATTCGGCTCTAAGGGAATGATACTTGAAATATGTTGACCAAGATCACGCCATCTAATATCTGGTAACTCATGTACTGGCTGATATAAATAGTTACCGAATGACGTAAACAACAATAGATGATGCTGTGTATTCATCTGCTCTTCAAATAACATATAGTCAGATTCCTTCATGTCATGTCCAGTACCATTTGATGCGCTATAAGAACGAATGCTCGTTCGTTTAATATAGCCGTCTTTTGTAACAGAAACATACACTTCTTCGCTCGGTATAAGGATATCAATATCAACTTTAATTTCTTCGATTTTTGCTTCAATTTCCGATCTTCTAGGCTCAGCAAATTTCTTGCGAAGTGCCGTCAATTCTTTACGAATGACTGCCGTAAGCTTTTTATCGCTTTTTAAGATTGCATCTAGTTCTTCAATCGTTTTTTTCAATGTTTCTTCTTCTTTTCGCAACTCTGTTATATCTGTGTTCGTTAATCGATATAACTGTAACGATACAATCGCTTCCGCTTGAATTTCGGAGAACCCAAACTTCTCGATAATATTATTTTTAGCATCGCGCTTATCTTTAGAACTTCTAATCGTTTGAATGACTTCGTCTAATATAGATAACGCCTTCATTAAGCCTTCTACAATATGTAGACGATCTTGTGCTTTTTGAATATCATATTCCGATCTTCTTGTCACAACTTCTTTTTGATGGTCAATATAAGCATCTAGTAACATTGGCAGCGACATTAAAGTTGGCCGGCGCCCAGCAATTGCAATCATATTAAAATTATACGTCACTTGTAAATCTGTATTTTTTAATAAATATTGTAAAATACCGTTACTATCCGTATCTTTTCTTAATTCAATTACAATACGCAAACCTGTTCTATCCGACTCATCCCTTACATCGGCAATCCCTTCCAACTTCCGATCAATTCGGAGTTCGTCCATACGCTTTACGAGATTTGCTTTATTCACTTCATATGGAATTTCAGATACGACAATTTGGGATTTTCCGCCTTTTAAAGATTCGATATCCGTTTTGGCACGAATCACAAACCGACCTCTACCTGTTTTATAGGCTGTTTTAATTCCATCCGTTCCTTGTATAATACCGCCGGTTGGAAAATCAGGCCCTTTGATGACCGTCATGAGTTCATCAACCGTTACATTCGGCTTTTTAAGTCGAAGAAGAACCGCATCGAGCACTTCATGGAGTGCGTGCGGTGGAATATCTGTTGCGTAACCCGCTGAAATTCCCGTTGACCCATTGACAAGTAGATTTGGAAATCTAGCCGGTAAGACAGTAGGCTCCGGTTCCGTGTCATCAAAGTTTGGAATAAAATCAACCGTGTTTTTCTCAATATCTCGCAACATTTCACCGGAAATCGCAGATAAACGTGCTTCTGTATAACGCATTGCTGCCGCAGAGTCGCCATCGATGGAACCGTTATTTCCGTGCATTTCAATCATTAAATGGCGAAGTTTCCAATCTTGGCTCATCCGCACCATCGCTTCATAGACAGAGGAATCTCCGTGTGGATGATAATTACCAATTACGTTTCCAACTGTTTTGGCAGCTTTACGGAATGCCTTTTCGTGTGTATTGCCATCATGGTGCATCGCATACAAAATCCGGCGTTGTACTGGTTTCAATCCGTCACGCGCATCTGGTAATGCTCGGTCTTGAATGATGTATTTACTATATCTTCCAAATCGATCCCCGATAACTTCTTCGAGTGGAAGATCTTGAAATCGTTCAACATTTGTCATTCATAATCCTCCTCGACATGGATAAATTCATTATCTAAAATATTATGTTCTTCAAGTTGTCCGAAATCGACGTTTTCTTCTATCCATCGTCTTCTTGGTTCAACTTTATCACCCATGAGCGTTGTAATGCGTCGCTCTGCTTTAGCACCATCTTCAATCGTGACACGGATTAACGTACGCGTTGCAGGGTTCATTGTTGTCTCCCATAATTGGTCCGCATTCATTTCCCCAAGACCTTTATAACGTTGTAACATGTAGCCTTTACCGATTTTTTCTACTGCGGCATCAAGGTCTGTTTCTGTCCATGCATATTCAACCTTTTCTTTCTTGCCTGTGCCTTTAAATACTTTAAATAGTGGCGGAAGTGCAATGAAGACTTTTCCAGCCTCAACGAGTGGTTTCATATATCGATAAAAGAACGTCAATAAGAGTACTTGAATATGTGCACCGTCTGTATCGGCATCCGTCATAATGACAATTTTATCGTAGGCTGC
This window of the Sporosarcina ureilytica genome carries:
- the parC gene encoding DNA topoisomerase IV subunit A, translating into MTNVERFQDLPLEEVIGDRFGRYSKYIIQDRALPDARDGLKPVQRRILYAMHHDGNTHEKAFRKAAKTVGNVIGNYHPHGDSSVYEAMVRMSQDWKLRHLMIEMHGNNGSIDGDSAAAMRYTEARLSAISGEMLRDIEKNTVDFIPNFDDTEPEPTVLPARFPNLLVNGSTGISAGYATDIPPHALHEVLDAVLLRLKKPNVTVDELMTVIKGPDFPTGGIIQGTDGIKTAYKTGRGRFVIRAKTDIESLKGGKSQIVVSEIPYEVNKANLVKRMDELRIDRKLEGIADVRDESDRTGLRIVIELRKDTDSNGILQYLLKNTDLQVTYNFNMIAIAGRRPTLMSLPMLLDAYIDHQKEVVTRRSEYDIQKAQDRLHIVEGLMKALSILDEVIQTIRSSKDKRDAKNNIIEKFGFSEIQAEAIVSLQLYRLTNTDITELRKEEETLKKTIEELDAILKSDKKLTAVIRKELTALRKKFAEPRRSEIEAKIEEIKVDIDILIPSEEVYVSVTKDGYIKRTSIRSYSASNGTGHDMKESDYMLFEEQMNTQHHLLLFTSFGNYLYQPVHELPDIRWRDLGQHISSIIPLEPNEEIVAAIGIENFEEDAVVVTVTENGNIKKSCLSNYPVRRYNRTFIAMGVRDGDRMVDAKLVKGDEDVILFTHQAYALRFSLSEVNVTGIRTAGVRGINLKEDDKLVSIVVVSDTNASIIVATQRGAVKRMGLKELETAKRAQRGLLVLRELQTNPHRVIGAVMATNDEIIVLATENDEKVPVQAGTLRLVDRQSNGSFIADEKKEGKVSHIYKDPKAIIES